In one Shinella zoogloeoides genomic region, the following are encoded:
- a CDS encoding SPOR domain-containing protein: MADKNFARSGTGDTGLLADDDPLSELARLVNFEPRPVQDVNKSFSETAQAAPRHENPVFALEDELMRAFEQYDAPSRVVAEPAVAEATPRHVEPVFEEPTPVAEDRAAFIDEVPTREAVASEARHHREPQFAQEVFADPEPAVEVEPEPVADPALLLADELEAAVHDVPTVDAEPTVHAGRQFADRFEPRFEEPVRHEPVVESRPVESSQLDDRQPAFLGLQPLAADEGLADDVGLDLERELELSIGDNFADDLVAVDRPEERVAEAVFAEPQPVAVETVETNVEPSFDGLMPVDADIAQAEPFKAETAYAGEEPQFVAEMQFETREERARATAEAELQWQAGAAEPVFEADPGYQVASVEKGRDYDSDELLAEIERFPVPESRSPLSAETVAAAAVVARSNTPANISSIFGRATPTVHREPVVARTVTPVVEPVKEPAKAVEVPVETRREPVVVPTPAAAEPELDFENMEFDLSDIDLDLSDFSLDEQPAKQEVKPVEVKAEVARPVEVAKPVVVETPVRREPAVAVPVSTYTKPQTVPVETNDGALPFDPTMIAETDVGVSPVTELDVPQLPAIEKEKPPAYQPDYDFDIDAEMAQLFTEPAAKPRTEDLQAGVAASAVAAAQPVTQINDVDDFERALEEDFRRSLKQPERMAIPVDPGQANTLYAGDGYDDETVRPRRGMLIAASLAGLLLIGGGGVYAWSTFTGGAGTSGEPRVILADKEPVKIVPEEKGGKTVPNQDKAVYDRVAGDTASTPQQEQLVTSTEEPVDVVQRTLTPETLPFDGSEDGTDTASTADDENRLLPGVDDAETAAADANKALVSPRKVKTMIVKPDGTLVAREETVSEPAAETVGLDAKATATTGRASGEASATANATIDADASLRAEQLATEGQPRSALAEAADAEVDDTAPVRTVKTTTIGAAETATATATATDDKTPLPGTRPVNVVGTVTENGNLAGTETASATQTQQTQVAPGSYVIQIASLPSEAEAQKSYNSLSSKFSSVIGGRGVDIKKAEIPNKGTYFRVRIPAGSREEANSLCSRYKSAGGSCLVTR; the protein is encoded by the coding sequence ATGGCAGACAAGAACTTCGCGCGAAGCGGAACCGGTGATACGGGCCTCTTGGCGGATGATGATCCGTTGAGCGAGCTTGCCCGTCTCGTCAACTTCGAGCCTCGCCCCGTCCAGGACGTGAACAAGTCCTTTTCCGAGACGGCTCAGGCTGCGCCTCGGCATGAGAATCCCGTTTTCGCTCTCGAAGACGAGCTCATGCGCGCGTTCGAGCAGTACGACGCGCCGAGCCGCGTCGTTGCCGAGCCGGCTGTCGCCGAGGCGACGCCCCGCCATGTCGAGCCCGTTTTCGAGGAGCCGACGCCGGTCGCGGAAGACCGCGCAGCGTTCATCGATGAAGTGCCGACTCGCGAGGCAGTCGCCAGCGAAGCGCGCCATCACCGCGAACCACAGTTCGCGCAAGAGGTGTTTGCCGACCCGGAGCCTGCCGTCGAAGTCGAGCCGGAACCGGTCGCTGATCCGGCGCTGCTTCTCGCCGACGAGCTTGAGGCTGCCGTCCATGACGTGCCCACGGTCGATGCCGAGCCGACTGTCCATGCGGGCCGCCAGTTCGCCGATCGGTTCGAGCCGCGCTTCGAGGAGCCGGTGCGCCATGAACCTGTCGTCGAATCCCGGCCGGTCGAATCCTCTCAGCTGGACGATCGCCAGCCCGCCTTCCTCGGCCTCCAGCCGCTTGCCGCGGATGAGGGCCTGGCCGACGACGTCGGTCTCGATCTGGAACGCGAGCTGGAGCTTTCGATCGGCGACAATTTTGCCGATGATCTCGTGGCGGTCGACCGCCCGGAAGAGCGCGTTGCCGAGGCCGTTTTCGCAGAGCCGCAGCCGGTCGCCGTCGAGACGGTGGAAACCAATGTTGAGCCGAGCTTCGATGGCCTGATGCCCGTCGATGCCGACATCGCGCAGGCCGAGCCCTTCAAGGCCGAAACGGCCTATGCCGGGGAAGAGCCGCAATTCGTAGCGGAAATGCAGTTCGAGACGCGCGAAGAGCGCGCCCGCGCCACGGCTGAGGCCGAATTGCAGTGGCAGGCCGGGGCCGCCGAGCCTGTGTTCGAAGCGGATCCGGGTTATCAGGTCGCCTCCGTCGAGAAGGGCCGCGATTACGACAGCGATGAGCTGCTCGCCGAGATCGAGCGCTTTCCTGTGCCGGAAAGCCGCTCTCCGTTGTCTGCCGAGACGGTCGCCGCCGCTGCCGTGGTCGCGCGCAGCAACACGCCGGCCAATATTTCCTCGATCTTCGGCCGCGCGACGCCCACCGTTCATCGCGAGCCTGTTGTCGCGCGGACCGTGACGCCCGTCGTCGAGCCTGTGAAGGAGCCGGCGAAGGCCGTTGAGGTTCCGGTCGAAACGCGCCGCGAACCGGTCGTTGTGCCGACGCCGGCTGCCGCCGAGCCCGAGCTCGATTTCGAGAACATGGAATTCGACCTGTCGGACATCGACCTCGACCTGTCCGATTTTTCGCTGGACGAGCAGCCGGCAAAGCAGGAGGTCAAGCCTGTCGAAGTGAAGGCGGAGGTCGCAAGGCCCGTCGAAGTGGCAAAGCCGGTCGTGGTGGAAACGCCCGTTCGGCGCGAGCCGGCGGTTGCCGTTCCGGTATCCACCTATACGAAACCGCAGACCGTTCCCGTCGAGACGAACGACGGAGCGCTTCCCTTTGACCCGACGATGATCGCCGAGACCGACGTCGGCGTGTCCCCGGTCACCGAACTCGACGTGCCGCAATTGCCCGCCATCGAGAAGGAAAAGCCGCCGGCCTACCAGCCCGACTACGATTTCGACATCGATGCGGAAATGGCGCAGCTCTTCACCGAGCCGGCCGCAAAGCCGCGCACCGAGGACCTGCAGGCAGGCGTTGCCGCCAGTGCCGTCGCTGCCGCCCAGCCGGTAACCCAGATCAACGATGTCGACGATTTCGAGCGCGCGCTGGAAGAGGACTTCCGCCGCTCGCTGAAGCAACCGGAGCGCATGGCGATCCCCGTCGATCCCGGCCAGGCGAACACGCTCTATGCCGGTGACGGCTACGACGACGAAACGGTGCGTCCGCGCCGCGGCATGCTGATTGCCGCCTCGCTCGCCGGTCTCCTGCTCATCGGCGGCGGCGGCGTCTATGCGTGGTCCACCTTTACCGGCGGTGCGGGCACTTCCGGTGAGCCGCGCGTCATTCTCGCCGACAAGGAGCCGGTCAAGATCGTGCCCGAGGAAAAGGGCGGCAAGACCGTGCCGAACCAGGACAAGGCTGTCTATGACCGCGTGGCGGGCGATACCGCCAGCACGCCGCAGCAGGAACAGCTCGTCACCTCGACGGAAGAGCCGGTCGATGTCGTGCAGCGCACGCTGACGCCGGAAACCTTGCCGTTCGACGGCTCGGAAGACGGCACCGATACGGCAAGCACGGCCGATGACGAAAACCGTCTGCTGCCGGGCGTCGATGACGCGGAAACCGCAGCGGCCGACGCCAACAAGGCGCTCGTCTCGCCGCGCAAGGTCAAGACCATGATCGTCAAGCCCGATGGCACGCTGGTCGCCCGCGAGGAGACCGTCAGCGAACCGGCGGCGGAAACCGTCGGGCTCGACGCCAAGGCGACCGCGACGACGGGCCGCGCGTCCGGCGAGGCATCTGCCACGGCGAACGCCACGATCGACGCCGACGCCTCGCTGCGCGCCGAACAGCTTGCGACCGAAGGCCAGCCGCGCTCGGCGCTTGCCGAAGCGGCCGATGCCGAGGTTGACGACACCGCGCCGGTGCGCACCGTCAAGACGACGACGATCGGCGCGGCGGAAACCGCGACTGCCACCGCAACCGCAACCGACGACAAGACGCCGCTTCCGGGCACGCGTCCGGTCAACGTCGTCGGCACCGTTACCGAGAACGGCAATCTCGCCGGCACGGAAACCGCCTCGGCGACCCAGACCCAGCAGACGCAGGTCGCACCGGGCAGCTACGTGATCCAGATCGCCTCGCTGCCGTCGGAAGCGGAAGCGCAGAAAAGCTACAATTCGCTGTCCTCGAAGTTCTCGAGCGTCATCGGTGGCCGCGGCGTGGATATCAAGAAGGCGGAAATCCCGAACAAGGGCACCTACTTCCGCGTCCGCATCCCGGCCGGCTCGCGCGAAGAAGCCAATTCGCTCTGCAGCCGCTACAAAAGCGCCGGCGGTAGCTGCCTCGTCACCCGCTGA
- the tatB gene encoding Sec-independent protein translocase protein TatB produces the protein MLDVGWTEILVIAIVLIIVVGPKDLPQMLRTFGRMVSKMRGMASDFRQQFDEALREADLEDVKKTIGEAQKLNPLNTIREAVNPLRQMGEEIKADLQKSTSSVSTPVTAANPADSVAAAPVAVPSEAQKPASAEPVAATPLKTGATRKTAAKKAAEGAETTAKPRKAAAKGEAETKAAARPAAKAAAGKTAASAKSKTAKTRKDKA, from the coding sequence ATGCTTGACGTCGGCTGGACCGAAATACTCGTCATCGCCATCGTTCTGATCATCGTGGTGGGTCCCAAGGACCTGCCGCAGATGCTGCGCACGTTCGGGCGCATGGTCTCCAAGATGCGCGGCATGGCGAGCGATTTCCGCCAGCAGTTCGACGAGGCGTTGCGCGAAGCCGATCTGGAAGACGTCAAGAAGACGATCGGCGAAGCGCAGAAGCTCAATCCGCTCAACACGATCCGCGAGGCGGTTAATCCGCTTCGCCAGATGGGCGAGGAGATCAAGGCCGATCTCCAGAAGTCGACCAGCAGCGTTTCGACGCCAGTGACAGCCGCCAATCCGGCCGACAGTGTCGCCGCCGCGCCGGTCGCCGTGCCGTCGGAAGCGCAGAAGCCGGCCTCCGCCGAGCCTGTCGCCGCCACTCCACTGAAGACGGGCGCGACAAGGAAGACGGCGGCGAAGAAGGCCGCCGAGGGCGCCGAAACAACGGCAAAGCCGCGCAAGGCGGCAGCAAAGGGTGAGGCCGAGACGAAGGCAGCCGCCAGGCCGGCCGCGAAGGCAGCCGCCGGCAAGACGGCCGCTTCCGCCAAGTCCAAGACTGCGAAGACCAGGAAGGACAAGGCATGA
- a CDS encoding twin-arginine translocase TatA/TatE family subunit → MGSFSIWHWLIVLVVVLLLFGRGKIPELMGDVAKGIKSFKKGMSDEDAASTDKAKTVDHKADEVK, encoded by the coding sequence ATGGGTTCTTTCAGCATCTGGCATTGGCTGATCGTTCTGGTGGTTGTGCTGCTGCTGTTCGGCCGCGGCAAGATTCCGGAACTGATGGGCGATGTCGCCAAGGGCATCAAGAGCTTCAAGAAGGGCATGTCCGACGAGGACGCCGCTTCGACCGACAAGGCGAAGACCGTCGATCACAAGGCCGACGAGGTCAAGTGA
- the argS gene encoding arginine--tRNA ligase, with translation MNLFTDFDNRIKNVLEGLEIVREKRAELDFGRISVEPPRDASHGDVATNAAMVLAKPLGLNPRALADLIVAELKNDAEVADVSVAGPGFINVRLSVAYWQKLLAAVVSAGTDYGRGSLGAGRKVNVEYVSANPTGPMHVGHCRGAVVGDALANLLAFAGYAVTKEYYINDAGSQIDVLARSAFLRYREALGETIGEIPSGLYPGDYLVPVGEALAAEHGTTLRAMPEHQWMPIVKETTIAAMMAMIREDLAALNVKHDVFFSERSLHAGNGAPIRTAINDLTFKGHVYKGVLPPPKGQLPEDWEDREQTLFRSTEVGDDIDRPLIKSDGSYTYFAADVAYFKDKFDRGFDEMIYVLGADHGGYVKRLEAVARAVSEGKAKLTVLLCQLVKLYRNGEPVKMSKRSGDFVTLRDVVDEVGRDPVRFMMLYRKNSEPLDFDFAKVTEQSKDNPVFYVQYAHARCMSVFRQAAEAFPGLDIGSLDLAGAIAGNIEDPSELQLLAKLAEYPRVIEAAALAQEPHRIAFYLYDLASAFHAHWNKGKEQPELRFVNDKNRELTIARLGLVHAVASVLKSGLSITGTAAPDEMR, from the coding sequence ATGAACCTTTTTACAGACTTCGACAACAGAATCAAAAACGTACTCGAAGGACTTGAGATCGTCCGTGAAAAGCGCGCCGAACTCGATTTCGGCCGCATCAGCGTCGAGCCGCCGCGCGATGCGAGCCATGGCGACGTCGCGACCAATGCGGCGATGGTTCTCGCCAAGCCTCTCGGCCTCAATCCGCGGGCGCTGGCCGACCTCATCGTGGCCGAACTGAAGAACGACGCGGAAGTCGCCGACGTCAGCGTCGCCGGCCCCGGCTTCATCAATGTGCGCCTTTCCGTCGCCTATTGGCAGAAGCTGCTTGCCGCCGTCGTTTCGGCCGGCACGGACTATGGCCGCGGTTCGCTCGGCGCCGGCCGCAAGGTCAATGTGGAATATGTCTCGGCCAACCCGACGGGGCCGATGCATGTCGGCCATTGCCGCGGCGCGGTGGTCGGCGATGCGCTCGCCAACCTGCTCGCCTTTGCCGGCTATGCCGTCACGAAGGAATATTACATCAACGATGCCGGCTCGCAGATCGACGTGCTCGCCCGGTCCGCCTTCCTGCGCTACCGCGAGGCGCTGGGCGAGACGATCGGCGAGATCCCGTCGGGCCTCTATCCGGGCGACTATCTGGTCCCCGTCGGCGAGGCGCTGGCCGCCGAACACGGTACGACGCTGCGCGCCATGCCCGAGCACCAGTGGATGCCGATCGTCAAGGAAACGACGATCGCCGCGATGATGGCGATGATCCGCGAGGACCTTGCCGCGCTGAACGTCAAGCACGACGTCTTCTTCTCAGAGCGCTCGCTGCATGCCGGCAACGGCGCGCCGATCCGCACCGCGATCAACGACCTCACCTTCAAGGGCCACGTTTACAAGGGCGTGCTGCCGCCGCCGAAGGGCCAGCTTCCGGAAGACTGGGAAGACCGCGAGCAGACGCTCTTCCGCTCGACGGAGGTCGGCGACGACATCGACCGCCCGCTGATCAAGTCGGACGGCTCCTATACCTACTTCGCGGCCGACGTCGCCTACTTCAAGGACAAATTCGACCGCGGCTTCGACGAGATGATTTACGTGCTCGGCGCTGACCATGGCGGTTACGTCAAGCGCCTGGAGGCCGTCGCGCGCGCCGTCTCAGAGGGTAAGGCGAAGCTGACCGTGCTGCTCTGCCAGCTCGTCAAGCTCTACCGCAACGGCGAGCCGGTGAAGATGTCGAAGCGCTCCGGCGATTTCGTCACGCTGCGTGATGTCGTCGACGAGGTCGGGCGCGATCCGGTGCGCTTCATGATGCTTTACCGCAAGAACAGCGAACCGCTCGACTTCGATTTCGCCAAGGTGACGGAGCAATCCAAGGACAACCCGGTCTTCTACGTGCAGTATGCCCATGCACGCTGCATGTCGGTGTTCCGCCAGGCGGCCGAGGCGTTCCCGGGCCTCGACATCGGCTCGCTCGACCTTGCCGGCGCGATTGCCGGCAATATCGAGGATCCCAGCGAGTTGCAGCTCCTTGCGAAGCTTGCGGAATATCCCCGCGTCATCGAAGCTGCGGCACTTGCGCAGGAGCCGCATCGCATCGCGTTTTACCTCTATGATCTTGCCAGCGCATTCCACGCGCACTGGAATAAAGGTAAAGAGCAGCCGGAATTACGGTTTGTTAACGATAAAAATAGAGAATTGACCATCGCCAGACTTGGGCTGGTGCACGCGGTCGCCTCTGTTCTTAAGTCGGGCCTGTCCATTACAGGCACGGCTGCACCGGACGAGATGCGGTAA
- a CDS encoding segregation and condensation protein A codes for MEDLWQEGAEGRGLSEESLVVDLAGFEGPLDLLLHLARTQKVDLTRISVLALAEQYLAFIDKVRKIRIELAADYLVMAAWLAYLKSRLLIPKQAKDDGPSGEEMAASLAFRLKRLEAMRDAATRLVNRNRLGRDVFARGMPEHIPTERRSTFEASLYDLLSAYSSLRQRHAITQVTIEKRTVWSLSDAREILQLLVGDFDDDWTVLDHFMLRYLSDPAERTTAIASAFAATLELVREGRLELRQDGVFQPIYLRRGPKAGETGEDGSAGGD; via the coding sequence ATGGAGGACCTGTGGCAGGAAGGCGCCGAGGGGCGGGGCCTTTCCGAGGAAAGCCTCGTCGTGGACCTTGCCGGCTTCGAAGGCCCGCTCGACCTCCTGCTGCACCTTGCCCGCACGCAGAAAGTCGATCTCACCCGTATTTCCGTACTGGCGCTTGCCGAGCAGTATCTCGCCTTCATCGACAAGGTGAGGAAGATCCGCATCGAGCTTGCCGCCGACTATCTCGTCATGGCGGCTTGGCTCGCCTATCTCAAGTCCCGCTTGCTGATTCCCAAGCAGGCGAAGGACGATGGTCCCTCGGGCGAGGAAATGGCGGCGAGCCTTGCCTTCCGCCTCAAGCGGCTGGAGGCGATGCGCGATGCCGCCACGCGGCTCGTCAACCGCAATCGCCTTGGCCGCGACGTCTTCGCCCGCGGCATGCCGGAGCACATCCCGACCGAGCGTCGCTCGACCTTCGAAGCCTCGCTCTACGACCTGCTGAGCGCCTATTCCTCATTGCGCCAGCGCCACGCGATCACGCAGGTCACCATCGAGAAGCGGACCGTCTGGTCGCTGTCCGATGCACGCGAGATCCTGCAACTGCTCGTCGGCGATTTCGACGACGACTGGACGGTGCTCGACCATTTCATGCTGCGCTATCTCAGCGATCCGGCCGAGCGCACGACGGCGATCGCCAGCGCGTTCGCGGCGACGCTGGAACTGGTCCGCGAGGGGCGGCTGGAGCTTCGCCAGGACGGCGTCTTCCAGCCGATCTACCTGCGCCGCGGCCCGAAGGCCGGCGAGACCGGCGAGGACGGGAGCGCCGGGGGTGATTGA
- the tatC gene encoding twin-arginine translocase subunit TatC, whose amino-acid sequence MSGDIEDKPQPLIEHLIELRQRLLWAVGAFFVAFLVCFYFAKQLFNLLVLPFKWAVEWAGLSHRNVELIYTAPQEFFFTQIKVAMFGALVIAFPVIAQQVYKFVAPGLYKNERAAFLPFLIASPILFLIGAALVYFFFTPMVMWFFLAMEQGGGEGQVSIQLLPKVSEYLSLIMSLIFAFGLVFQLPVISSLLVRTGFIDAKALADKRKYAIVIAFVVAAVLTPPDPVSQIGLALPAILLYEISIYTARLIERQRASASNAKDAENEVVATPGEAD is encoded by the coding sequence ATGAGCGGCGATATCGAAGACAAGCCCCAGCCGCTCATCGAGCATCTGATCGAGCTTCGCCAGCGCCTGCTCTGGGCGGTCGGCGCGTTTTTCGTCGCCTTTCTCGTCTGCTTCTACTTCGCCAAGCAGCTCTTCAACCTGCTCGTCCTGCCCTTCAAATGGGCGGTGGAGTGGGCGGGGCTTTCCCATCGCAATGTCGAGCTGATCTATACGGCGCCACAGGAATTCTTCTTCACGCAGATCAAGGTCGCCATGTTTGGCGCGCTGGTCATCGCCTTTCCGGTCATCGCCCAGCAGGTCTACAAGTTCGTGGCGCCCGGCCTCTACAAGAACGAGCGCGCCGCCTTCCTGCCGTTCCTGATCGCATCGCCCATCCTTTTCCTGATCGGCGCGGCGCTCGTTTACTTCTTCTTCACGCCCATGGTCATGTGGTTCTTCCTGGCGATGGAGCAGGGCGGCGGCGAAGGGCAGGTCTCGATCCAGCTTCTTCCGAAGGTTTCCGAATATCTCAGCCTGATCATGTCGCTGATCTTCGCCTTCGGTCTGGTCTTCCAGCTTCCGGTCATCTCATCGCTTTTGGTTCGCACCGGCTTCATCGATGCAAAGGCGCTCGCCGACAAGCGCAAATACGCGATCGTCATCGCCTTCGTCGTGGCCGCCGTGCTGACGCCGCCCGATCCGGTTTCCCAGATCGGCCTTGCACTGCCGGCCATCCTTCTCTACGAGATTTCCATCTACACGGCCCGACTCATCGAACGGCAGCGGGCGAGCGCCTCGAACGCGAAGGATGCGGAAAACGAGGTCGTTGCAACACCGGGTGAGGCCGACTGA
- a CDS encoding ABC transporter ATP-binding protein, translating into MASDPSGSNGIETRRASAVTFAARLSFEDIHHSYHNKETVRGISLTTEPGEVLCLLGPSGSGKTTLLRIAAGIEAQTAGRVLLNDREIAGPNVFLPPERRGVGLMFQDFALFPHMSVLDNVRFGLTALPRAEAEAEAQAALERVGLSHYAQKFPHMLSGGEQQRVALARALAPRPSVLLMDEPFSGLDSRLKDSIRADTLAILRHSRASAMVVTHDAEEAMRMGDRIALLKDGRLVQVGTAEDLYLNPRSIFAAAFFSEINEFSGHVRGGVVETPLGNVDGRRFSDGQTVRVAVRLSGLSVREEGGETPARILSRRFLGVVELLELAVPGADRPVRARVRADQLAAGLRDVTLSANHRDILVFEKDV; encoded by the coding sequence ATGGCTTCGGACCCGTCAGGTTCCAACGGCATCGAGACGAGACGGGCATCGGCGGTGACCTTCGCGGCGCGCCTGTCGTTCGAGGATATCCACCACAGCTACCACAACAAGGAAACGGTCCGCGGCATTTCGCTGACGACGGAGCCGGGCGAAGTGCTGTGTCTGCTTGGTCCGTCCGGTTCAGGCAAGACGACGCTCCTGCGCATCGCCGCCGGCATCGAGGCGCAGACCGCCGGCCGCGTGCTGCTCAACGACCGCGAGATCGCCGGCCCAAACGTCTTCCTGCCGCCCGAGCGGCGTGGCGTCGGTCTGATGTTCCAGGATTTCGCGCTCTTTCCGCATATGTCGGTGCTCGACAATGTGCGGTTCGGACTGACGGCGCTGCCGCGCGCGGAGGCCGAGGCGGAAGCGCAGGCGGCGCTCGAACGGGTCGGCCTGTCGCATTATGCCCAAAAGTTTCCGCACATGCTGTCGGGCGGCGAGCAGCAGCGCGTGGCGCTTGCCCGCGCCCTCGCGCCGCGCCCCTCGGTCCTTCTGATGGACGAGCCGTTCTCCGGCCTCGATTCGCGCCTCAAGGATTCGATCCGCGCCGACACGCTGGCGATCCTGCGCCATTCGCGCGCCAGCGCCATGGTCGTCACCCATGACGCGGAGGAGGCGATGCGCATGGGCGACCGGATCGCGCTCTTGAAGGACGGCCGGCTCGTGCAGGTCGGCACGGCGGAAGACCTCTACCTCAATCCGCGCAGCATCTTCGCCGCGGCCTTCTTTTCCGAGATCAACGAATTTTCCGGCCATGTGCGCGGCGGCGTTGTGGAAACGCCGCTCGGCAACGTCGATGGCCGGCGTTTTTCCGACGGGCAGACGGTGCGCGTCGCCGTGCGCCTGTCGGGCCTCAGCGTACGCGAAGAAGGCGGCGAGACGCCCGCGCGCATATTGTCGCGGCGCTTTCTCGGCGTGGTCGAACTGCTGGAACTGGCGGTTCCCGGCGCGGACCGGCCGGTCCGGGCGCGCGTTCGCGCGGACCAATTGGCTGCCGGATTGCGCGACGTCACGCTTTCGGCTAACCACCGCGACATACTGGTATTTGAAAAAGACGTCTGA
- the nagZ gene encoding beta-N-acetylhexosaminidase has product MSESKSFISGCKGLSLTADEKAFFRDERPWGFILFGRNIGEPAQVADLTAEMRDCIGGGADIAVLIDQEGGRVQRIKPPHAQQYPNAAALGAIYRADAEKGLRAAWLMSRLHAFDLLRLGINVDCLPVLDVAVPGVHDVIGNRAYGQEPEIVSVMGKAAAEGLKAGGLLPIMKHIPGHGRTMVDSHHDLPVVHAGREELEACDYVPFRRMKDELMAMSAHIVFTAIDGDNPATTSARVVEEIIRGHIGFDGLLMSDDVSMNALAGDIATRSRGIIAAGLDMVLHCHGIMDEMIAVTENTPALAGDSLRRANAVRAGFPTPDGADEQALREEFNAMIAVA; this is encoded by the coding sequence ATGAGCGAATCGAAATCCTTCATTTCGGGCTGCAAGGGCCTGAGCCTCACCGCCGACGAGAAAGCCTTCTTCCGCGACGAGCGACCCTGGGGCTTCATCCTCTTCGGCCGCAATATCGGCGAACCGGCGCAGGTCGCGGACCTGACGGCCGAGATGCGCGACTGCATCGGCGGCGGTGCGGACATTGCCGTGCTGATCGACCAGGAAGGCGGCCGCGTCCAGCGCATCAAGCCGCCGCATGCCCAGCAATATCCGAATGCCGCCGCGCTCGGCGCCATCTACCGCGCGGACGCCGAAAAGGGGCTGCGCGCCGCATGGCTGATGTCGCGGCTGCATGCCTTCGATCTCCTGCGCCTCGGCATCAACGTGGATTGCCTGCCGGTGCTCGACGTCGCCGTGCCCGGCGTGCATGACGTCATCGGCAACCGCGCCTACGGGCAGGAGCCGGAAATCGTCTCGGTCATGGGCAAGGCGGCGGCCGAAGGCCTCAAGGCCGGCGGCCTGCTGCCGATCATGAAGCACATTCCGGGCCACGGCCGCACCATGGTCGATTCCCATCACGACCTGCCGGTCGTGCATGCAGGCCGGGAGGAACTGGAGGCCTGCGACTACGTGCCGTTCCGGCGCATGAAGGACGAGTTGATGGCGATGTCCGCCCATATCGTCTTCACCGCCATCGACGGCGACAATCCGGCGACCACGTCGGCGCGGGTGGTCGAGGAGATCATTCGCGGCCATATCGGCTTCGATGGCCTGCTGATGTCCGATGACGTCTCCATGAACGCGCTCGCCGGCGATATCGCGACAAGAAGCCGGGGAATCATCGCCGCCGGCCTCGACATGGTGTTGCATTGCCATGGCATCATGGATGAAATGATTGCCGTGACCGAAAACACGCCCGCGCTGGCCGGCGACAGCTTGCGGCGGGCAAATGCGGTGCGCGCGGGCTTTCCGACGCCTGATGGGGCGGACGAACAGGCTTTACGCGAGGAGTTCAATGCCATGATCGCGGTAGCCTGA
- the scpB gene encoding SMC-Scp complex subunit ScpB, which translates to MENDDASPEADGGTIVDPRRLHEAARVAEALVFASSGPVSGAYIAERLPRGVDMLHVMRELKGLYAGRGVNLVQVGDAWAFRTAPDLSFVIRTDETEVRKLSRAALEVLSIIAYHQPVTRAEIEDIRGVQTSKGTLDVLMEASWVRFRGRRRSPGRPVTFGTTRDFLDHFGLEELRDLPGLDELKGAGLLSGRIPSNFQVPLPLGEDELAEDEDPITQLDLEELGLLTPGGKEDE; encoded by the coding sequence ATTGAGAACGATGACGCATCGCCCGAGGCGGATGGCGGCACGATCGTCGATCCGCGCCGGCTGCACGAGGCGGCGCGCGTTGCCGAGGCGCTGGTCTTCGCCTCCTCCGGTCCGGTCTCCGGGGCCTATATCGCCGAGCGGCTGCCGCGCGGCGTCGATATGCTGCATGTGATGCGCGAATTGAAGGGGCTCTATGCGGGGCGCGGCGTCAACCTTGTGCAGGTGGGCGATGCCTGGGCCTTCCGCACCGCGCCGGACTTGTCCTTCGTCATCCGCACCGACGAGACGGAGGTGCGCAAATTGTCGCGCGCCGCGCTCGAAGTGCTGTCGATCATCGCCTATCATCAGCCTGTGACGCGCGCCGAGATCGAGGATATCCGCGGCGTGCAGACATCCAAGGGCACGCTCGACGTGCTGATGGAGGCGAGCTGGGTGCGTTTTCGCGGCCGCCGGCGCTCGCCGGGCCGCCCGGTGACCTTCGGCACCACGCGGGATTTCCTCGACCATTTCGGCCTGGAGGAATTGCGCGACCTGCCGGGCCTCGACGAGCTGAAGGGCGCCGGCCTGCTTTCCGGCCGCATTCCCTCCAATTTCCAGGTGCCGCTCCCGCTCGGCGAGGATGAACTGGCGGAGGACGAGGACCCGATCACCCAGCTCGACCTCGAAGAGCTCGGACTCTTGACACCGGGCGGAAAAGAAGACGAATAG